CAAGCTTTGTGtttggagagggaagcagagcccCATCTTTGAGGGCCTTTTGACTTTTTGTAATGAATATTTACTCCAAAGGATATGAATTTGGTTAAGCTTGTGTTTTGTTattaaaactgtaaatatttGGTTCTCAGTCAGATGAGAACACTTAAGGCATGTCATGACACAGTCTGATTctcccatttaaaatgtaatcacTCCGGCCTCTGGTCAAAAGTAAGGCTGTCCTGGGGCTGAGAGTGGCAGCAGCAGGACAAGTTAGGAAGCCAGTCAGCTGTCCTGTGCACGGATGGCGTGGCTGGGACAGGTGGCGGAGGGGCGGGGTGAGAAGGGGTGGGACTCGGGATAGCCGGTCCAGGTAAAGCTGACTGGAGTCCACCTCCCTTTCACTCCTCCTTTCCAGAGACCAGGCAGCAATGGCTCCTCCCCTGGAACCTGGACCCCGGGGAACgaggctcccagctctgcctgtctCGTCCTGTTGTGGGGAACCCAGAAGGACAGGGGCGGCGTGGGCAGCAAGGCCTGGCTCGCCCAGTCTCCGGCCTGAGCTGGGGCCTCTGCCCGCTTCCTGACCTGCAACagcatttcagttttcaaagcaCTTGCCTTTCTCATCCTTGCCAGCCATCTGTGAACGGGGCAGGGCAGACACTGTGACCTCTGCGTGGGAGGTGAAGAGACCACAGAGCCCCACCATGAGAATTATGAGAGTTTTTAGAGACAGAGAAGGCACTTTGATAGcatcaggaagaaagaacactGATTTCTGCCCTGGGGAAAGAACGCATGTGGCCCGCATGGAGGGGACCCAGCTGAGTATTTAGTGCTCAGGTGCCGTGGTTGACATTTTCcctcttctaaattttcttttgccATAATGTTGTTTATGtaacatttatgttgtttctgtGTTCAGAAAGAAGCACAGCATCACCATTCCATGGGATTAGGCCAAAAAGTAATTGAATTACTGAAACTACTGGGAAAATAGCCTCTTAGTGCGGGAGAGTGCATGGAAGCTCTGCCCACAGACAGCCCACAGCGTTGGCTGGAGTCTGAGGCTGTGTGAAGAGAGGGCTCTGTCCATTGGGATACTTTCTGTTCACCCTTCCTTTGGCGGCATCTTCGCGTAGATGGGGGTGCCCAGTGACACGTTCTAATGACCTTACGCACATTCCTTACAGCTTAGACCATTCTCAGCTTCCCAGCGGACTCGTCATCGACAGAGAATCTGAAGTTTACAAGATGCTTCAGGAGAAACAGGAGTTAAATGAGCCTCCGAAACAGTCCACTTCATTCCTGGTTTTGCAGGAAATCCTGGAGTCTGAGGAGAAAGGTAACCAGCCGTGTGTGTGGTCAGAGGCTCTTGTTCAAGGCCTGGGGCGAGGGATAGTCCTTGCTGCAACCCAGTGAACACAGCCCTGAGTGGGTGGAAATGGCACTGTGTGCTTTGGATGGTGTGGCCCTTAAAGTGCAAAAGCTCTTAAGGAGAGAGGACGTGAGCCCCCAGCCGGACCTGGCTCGCTGTTTCCTGTCACAGGAGCGTTGAGTGGTGGAGGCGGGGTGAGCTTGACTGTTGGGGACTCTGTTGGTCTGCCCCCAGGTCGCTCGTTTGGTTTGAGCCCACACACCCTGCTCCTGTGCCAGGTGGCCCATGTGGGTGGGTGGAGGCTGTGGACTACGACACACAGATTGAAATGAGTCAGCAGCATAGGGAAGCCAGGCGCCGGGCCTCCCTCTGGGGCCATGTGCTTATTCCTGCTTTGAGGTGGACGGCCTCCTGAGAGCCTGAGGGCCCCCCGTCTGGTCACACATACCCTCCTGGCCTCCACCACGTGACCTTAGGTGAGTCTCTGAACCTTTCCAGGCCTATTTGCTCATCTATCAATTGGGGATAAAATCCTTTCCTCTAAGAGTGTGAGGATCAGATGTCATAAATTGCACAAAACACCCATCACCATGaatggcacaaagtaggtgcttcTTAACCATTACGATGTTTGAAACCTCATCAAGACACTCCAGGCCAGCCTTCGCTTGCTTGTCCACGTGAGCTCTGATGCCCTTGGTGCCCAGGGCCCCCCGTGTGCCTCTGCAGGTCTCAGAAGATGTCTTTGCACCACAGACATCAGATACTgtgtctaaaaaacaaaataattttcaaatggaTAGCAGCAAGCTATCTCAGTGTAACAGCAACAGTGCATTATGAGAAATTTGAGGCATGTGGGTGTGTTGCCAAAGGgatgctttttcctcttctcacaAAGGTGACCTGTGAGCAGCAGCTCTCAGGCTGACCGATCTCCCAGGTGGTCATTCACAAGTGCCTTCTTATTCTCACCGTCAGCCTAGCTACCAGTGACTTCCAGAGAGTTGGGTTTTGCACCCTTTCCTAGTCTTGGCGACAGCCAGCCGTCCGCATTCTGCCCGGTCGGTTTCCTCGACGCTTGATGaagtcctgccctctcctgctttcctcctcttcccagatgCCCATGGTGAAGAGACAGTGGGTACTTCTGGGAGGGACACTTGGTGGTTCTGCTAGTGAGACCTGCTTTAGCCAGGCTCCAGAGGGACTGGCTCTTTGCTCAGGGCAGCCAGAGAGGCACAGAGCTGAGTGCCCTCTGGAAGAGGAcccttcctcctggaagcctctAGTGTGGAGTTCCAGCTTCCTGGGAGTTCTTCCTAAGCTGAAAGTTCCCTACTGAAcacacccagcacccaggccTCCTCCCCATTTGGGTGGGTTCTTTAGAGAATTGGCAATTTACAAGCATAGGAAATTAGGAAAATTCTTCTTTTAGGCTAAAGGATCCTGTTCTAACAGCAGTTTTCCCCTTTGCTTGGAGTACCTGTGCAGTTTGGAAGGGATGAGTCATACTCTGTATTCAGTTCTAGTATTAGCCAACTGACAGGTGACTTGGGGGGCCAACACTCGAGGATGATGGTTAATACGTGAGAAACTGCAACTTATTCTACTCTGAATACATGGCTACAGTTAAGAGAGGAAAAGTCCTCCAGCCCAAAGGAGGACATAGACATTGCAGGGCTCATCTCATGGAATGCCCTCCAGTCACAGGGGTCACAGAGAAGGACGTGAAGCCCAGGATCTCTGAGCTGCTGTGAGGCAGCAGCTCCCCGCTCATCAGGATCTTGACCCCTTCCATCCTGTGTTCCACCCACCAAGCCAGTGGCTTCCATTCTCAAGGTTGCCTCTTGGTGCTAGTTGGCAGCTGGTGCTCCAGCCATCATGCCCACTCCCAGGcaccaggaagaaagaagggggaaagggcTATCTGGGCCGTTCCCCTTTCAGATGAACCAGCTTTCTCTTTGCCAGAGGTCCCACATGactattccatttatattttgaCCAGAATTTAGTCACATGGCCCTATCTAGCTGCAAAAGAGTCTGAGAATTATAGTTTTTCTCCCCTGGGCTGGATATCTTCTtgccccaaagaaaacaaaaattttaataaaaaggaagagggagataaTAGATTTTGTAGTCGCTCCCTTATCTCTTAAAACGCACTTGCATTAAATTTTCACTGAATGAAACAGCATAAATTCCAGTCTAGACATCCACCATGTACAGAAGGCCTCAGGGGAGGGAGCTTTGTTGAGTGgtgaagtggaaagaaaaaaggctgtGCTTTACTccattcattttcactttttttccagaAAGCTTTGAGATGCAAGGTTCACTGGAAGAAGAGAGATTTGCAGATTTTTATAGTTGCCCAGAGTCTGAAGGGAGCTAATATTTTTACTGTAAGCtagtggagagggaaggaagggaaataatCTTTGCAGTGTTGACTGAATGAGTGAGAGAAGACAGTCGAGCCAGTAGGTGGCACTGCAGAACTGAACCAGCACACAGCCAACCTCTGCTCCTGAGTCAGACTTCTTCcacttcatttctctttgttcAAAAAGGAATGTGGATTTTCCTCCTACCAAATAGGTCTctgtgtccctccttccttctctccttctacCCTCCTGCACCTCCTACCCTCTCCTGGCTGTTCTTTTTCTGTGAGAACCAGCCCATCACGTGGGAGATGCCGACCTCATTGAGTTGGTCCCTTCCGCACGGTTTCCTTCCTAGACTGTCTAGATGTGCAGAGATGCTgccatttccttctcttcacaGGGGTAGGCAGCCAAAGTGGTTCCAGCACCAACACCCAGAACGTGAGCTGCCCACCCACCTTCTGAGATCCCTCTAGGCAGGGCCAGGATCAGGATAAGGTGAGGGGGGCATTTGCTTTGGGTACAGAATTTAAGCTGGTACCCAAGAACTCAAgacaaaaatgataatttaatgcaacatttttgaaaagtcaaaattaatgcaaaaaaaaaaaatcctataatgAACAAAGCTGGGGCTGTGGCCAAGAGAGAGGAAGGTTTGGAAAGTGACAAAGGTACCTTGGTCTCGGGTAACTGAAGCAACAGGGGGTTTCCCCGATGCCCTGTGATGGGCCAGCATCCAGTCTTCCCCAAGCCGAGCCACAGCACTGAAAGCAGTGGAAACTCTGGTGCCTTTTAATCCCTGTTCGTTCTCATGTGTTGCCGGATAGACATCCGTGTTCCTCAGCTCCCCCATGCCGGAGGTTTCCAGGTCTGGTAGGGAAACCTGCGAGACTGTGCCCTGAACACCCATGATAGGGCCACTAAAAATCCCAGTCTGCTTTTAAATATTCCTCCTTGTTCTCCATAAGGCAGCAAAGTCTCCCAAGCTAGCTCTCACAGTATGTTAGTCAGAAGTGGGTTGCAGCAGCAAAGGCGTTCTTGCTCTGTTATATGAGGGCTGCTGGTGAGCTCTGACAGGCGGGGGCCTGGCTCCATGACTTTTCATTGTGGGAGCCTAGCAGAGGGAGGTGTCACTCTCTAGGGCTTgctgttccctttttttttaaaaaaattttagttgatttacaatattatattagtttaagatgtacaacatagtgattcagtatttatagattatactccacttaaagtcataggaggagggtacagctcaatggtagagtggtCTATGAGTGGTAGACCttgtagcatgcacaaggtcctgggttcaattcccagtacctccattaaaataaataaaaacctaattaccccctcaaaagtaaagttattataaaatatggactgtattctctgtgctgtaccatatatccttgtagcctatttatcttattttatttatttttaaaaattttttcaagaaagtaaagtgataGGATTTACTTAGTGATAGGATGCTGTCAAgtggagagtgggcaggctcaggtgagcagctgctgctttgtatatagtagtttgtacctcttaattctctaCCCCTATTTTGCCGCTCCCCcgttccctctccctactggtaataaccactagtttgttctctttatctatgagtctgttcctgttttgttatagtcattcttttttaaaatttttttagattccacattaagtGATAACCtagagcatttgtctttctctgtctgacttatttcagcgagcataataccctccaggttcatccaggttgttaCAAAAGGCAAATTTTCTTACGGCAAAGGGCAGAAGCTCAGTGAAAGGAGGACCAAATCACACAAGCGCACTGAGTGCTTCTGCCCAAAGAGGCGGGCAGATTCCCTTGGCCAGAGCAAGTCTCCTGGCCGAACCCAGAGTGGGTTGGGTGGGTTTCCCCAGCCTTAGTGCTGTTGCCGTTTTGGCCCAGATGAGTCCTTGTGGTGGGGCTGTTGTGTGCGTTCTAGGACATTTAGCAGCATTCCTGACCCGTACCCGCCTCCAGTTGCAACAACAAAAATTGTTGCTCAGGAACAAGTTCACCCCCAGTGGAGAATTACTGACCTGCTGGGGAGCGTGGCAAGGGTAGGGAGGGTACGGGTAATGGAGGACAGAATGCATAGTCTGCCACGCTCAGCCAACTGTAAATGCCCCTTGTTTGAACACACCTCAGTTTTCAGTTCAGAAGTGCCGGTCAGCATATGGGGACTCATTTTCTAGAAGTTCAGGAGAGTGAGGGTCCTCATTTGTCAGCCTCAGGATTCCCCAGTGTAGCTGCAGTTCAGGGATGACCCTCCTCTCACCCCCTCACCTCACACAcaaagcctttttttccttcactcttgTCCTGTggctctcaaagtgtggttccaaAGCCACCACCAGCAGCAACGGCAGCAGCTGAGAACATGTTAAAATCCAACTTCTTGGGCCCTACCTCAGGCCTGCTGAGTCAAACTCTGGGAGCTGGGGCCCAGCAATCAGTGTTTTTAATAAGccctcctggtgattctgatgcacagcaaAGTCTGCAAACAGCAGTTTTAGTCTGAAGATGTGGATTTTAACCTGGAAGGTAGAACAGGAGCTCCTGGGGCTCCGTCCCTGGAGATGCTccttcagcaggtctggggtagAGTTCGGTCTGTGAATTTCATAAACTCCCTCCTGGTGCCTGAGATGCTCACAGATGCCCATTCAGAACCACTGGTGCAGACTTCTCTAGCCTCCTAGTATGTTGGGAGGAAGGATTGACCATCCTGCATTTGTCATGTTTCgtaatttatttcttctgtattgATTAAGCTTCTGTTATTTGCTAATCCCGTGGTGGGCTCTGTGGAGTATTGAGAAGTATATAAAATGGGGTTCTGTGCTCCAACAGTTTGCAGTTTAGACAGAGAGACACATGTAAATAGCTGACAAACATAACAATACTTGCTAGGCCACatcacagcaaaataaataagtaaataagtgatGTGGAAACACAGCCTGCTAAATATATagcaataatagtaatattaGTAGCTTACCATTATTAATAGCTACCACGATACAGGGCTTTGCCTACGTGATGAACCAGGCTGTAGGCAGTTCAGCCCCAGCAACTAGGAACTTATTTTATACACACAAAGCTGACTGCAGGAGGGTGCTGGCTCTGCTCTGTAGCAGTGTTATATCTGGTTATGTGTAGCATGCTCGACTGCAACCACTTTGTTCTTCTCGAGAACTGGGTTTCTTTTGGCATCGAATTACACCATCTTTTGagtttcagatatttttatttacttatttatttattccatctATGTAAAGCATTTTGAAGTTCCCGTATATGTGTATTTAATCAGAATGTAATGTGATTTGTGTTTTGAGGGCTGTGTGCCAGCTTTTGTGGGAGAGTTTTATGTGTCTTGAGATCTTTTTGTATCATTGTGAAATGGAAAACGATCTCTTAttttatagcaaaggaaactttGGATCAGAGacgttaagtgacttgcccaggatcacacagcagaGTCAAATCTGACTCCAGTGCCCATGACCTTGCTGGAATATGTATTTGAGTTACTCTGAAAGAGCTAAGTGGTACTTAGGCAATCTTGCCCTTCATGGACAACCCAAGTGTTTTCCTCCTTTTAGGGGATCCCAACAAACCCTCAGGATTCAGAAGTGTTAAGGCTCCAGTcaccaaagtggctgcatcaattgGAAATGCCCAGAAGTTGCCCATGTGTGACAAATGTGGCACCGGCATTGTGTGAGTATCTGCCTTCCCCAGGCATCGGAGGCCCTGCAGGTTGGGTAAACCATGAACATGTGGAAAGTGCCAGATACTGCACATTTTGGGTGTGGTGGGGGAAAAACTCTGCCTGGAAAATGGAGCACAGAGTCCAGGTAGATCCTGTGTCTCAGAGCCAGGTGATGAAGGCTTTCCTTGGCCATGGAACTCTTAGGGTATGAACATGTAAAACTAGAAAGAACAGGGCTGCTCTCCTGAAATGGGAAAGACTTCCAGAAGGCTTCAAGAGTAATGTCTCTGGACCCCAGTACTGACCAGCCCCTTGATGACTGGAGGCCAGCTGGGAGGCCTGATCTACCCTTTGATGGGCCTGTTGGGTGGAGCCCCTCGCCTGGTGCCATCTTCAGGTGCCCATCACTAACGgagcccctttcctccctccctcctgtagCGGTGTGTTTGTGAAGCTGCGGGACCGTCACCGCCACCCTGAGTGTTACGTGTGCACCGACTGTGGCACCAACCTGAAACAGAAGGGCCATTTCTTTGTGGAGGATCAAATCTACTGTGAAAAGCACGCCCGGGAGCGGGTGACTCCACCCGAGGGCTACGACGTGATCACCGTGTTCCCCAAGTGAGCCGGCCGGTCTGCACCGAATGCTGTTCTCCGTCGAGCCCCTGCTGCATCCTGTTCTCTAAAAGCTTTGGCCTCTTTTCTTGAAAGTTCTCACTTACTTTGGTTTTATCCCTGCTCATTAAACATCGTGTCCCCCTTTGCCTACTGACGCACACTGGCTGTGTGATGCCCGCTTTTATAATTAGGGGAAGGTTGTTTTGTCCAGTGTTCCCTCGCCAGCATCACCATGTCTTCTCTTTCACCTCCATTCATCTCTGCTGCCAGTGGACATCAGCCAGATTTGAACCCAACCAAACTGACTACGTCCGACAATGATTTCGTTTTTACTCAATAAATTAATGGACTCTAAGGCAAAGCAGTGTCTCTTTACTGTGTGACCATGTGTCCTGTCTCCTGTCTCAAGCCAGGTGAGATTCCTGAGGCCTCTCCTCTTGTTCTGGGGTTCGCACTCCTCCAAGATTTGCAGGCCTTTTCCTTCAAGTGTGAGAAAACTGGCATCTGAACCAATTATATTCTTACATTTCTTCAAAGCTTGCTCCAAGTTCTCGTTCTCTGATGCTAATAAGTTAGTTATGTTgtaatgaaatgttttctttacatCTGGTTGCTCTGGGACCTACCTGAGGAAATGACTGGGGAGCTTTACCAATTGGCCTTAAAATTCTCCCCAAAAGCCTATCCCCAGGCTGGTTTGCTGCCACTACAACCCTGCTCTTTTTTGAAGGGAAGCAAACTCAAGAATGTGGCCAGCAGCACTAAACCTGCAGATTGCTCAGGAAGGTGGCAAATGCCTCCTCCCCAGCGAAGAGACTGGGAATCCTGGCTATTAAGGGGCCTTGAGTCAGAGATCTGAAGTCACCATAGGTCATTGCTTCGTGACTAATCACTAGTGGAGTCATTTACTCAAACAACGGCACCCCCATTGCTCTAGAAACAGACTAAGCCATTTGTTAAGAGAGAGGGACAGGTCACTCCACATGCCTCCCTTCCTCAGAGCAAATCTACCCTTAAGCAAGTGTTCATCACCTTTGCTGAGGAAGGGCCTCGCTTGTCCGTGTTCAACAGTAAGGATTCTAGGTAGATGGCAGTGCTAGGATTTGACACTACAGATCTCTGAAGCCTGGGCATACTGCAGGCAGTTTAGACAGGCGCAGTTCTCATCTACAAAACCTGAAGCAAGACTTTCAGGCAGTGACATCACGTTGTTAGGCAATTAAGTGTGGGCACCGGGCAGACAGGtggtggagagggaggatggtctggaagatggtgttatgcccgcctccagcatgaAGGGACTTTACTTcgtctaaatgagtgccagcaaaaacaaacaaacaaacaaaacaaaacaaaacaaaacaaaacaaaacaaaaaaactgattaaaaccCAACAGCATTGACTGCGTGGTATCAGAAAGGACTTAACCGGACATGACCAAGtttcattgtattataatgaACATTGTGGTTTAGCCCCCTACCCCGCCATGGGTTattctgtgtacaccatgggtaaggacatgcgcaaaggggccaaacatgactaagtaTTCCAGGGACAAGGGCCGTCAATCAATCAatagaccacctctaagcgaggatGTAAGAGAAAGGGGAACAACAACCTCTgcctttttcctcccttggatcagcccgcctcccattcttgggagtgtacttttcctttccttttaaatgaatcttttgaaatttttcgCTACACAACTCACGGTAACAACTGCATACTTgtctttcaggtatgacaagaactggggtctttaccttttgggatAACACATTGTGGccttttttcagttgacaattttttaaaaatcttaatttctagtgaaaaacCAAGAAGTAAGTAATTATGAACTGTCTTTTACATTAGCATTCTGTAGAATGCCAAACTTATAaacactataatttatttaaaaaatgtgctaATAGTGAAAATTGAAAAGTGgcactgaatatatttattaatagtgctaaatatctttagtttttctGAAAAAGGAAGCCTGTATTCACTAATTAATGTATTAATATCTTATTTTAC
This genomic interval from Camelus ferus isolate YT-003-E chromosome 11, BCGSAC_Cfer_1.0, whole genome shotgun sequence contains the following:
- the PDLIM1 gene encoding PDZ and LIM domain protein 1 isoform X2, which codes for MTHLEAQNKIKGCTENMTLTVARSEQKIWSPLVTEEGKRHPYKMNLASEPQEVLHIGSAHNRSAMPFTASPASSSAPRVITNQYNNPAGLYSSENISNFNNALESKTAASGQEPNGRALDHSQLPSGLVIDRESEVYKMLQEKQELNEPPKQSTSFLVLQEILESEEKGDPNKPSGFRSVKAPVTKVAASIGNAQKLPMCDKCGTGIVGVFVKLRDRHRHPECYVCTDCGTNLKQKGHFFVEDQIYCEKHARERVTPPEGYDVITVFPK